One genomic region from Cumulibacter soli encodes:
- a CDS encoding zinc-binding dehydrogenase has translation MRAAVLRDGELLVRDDVAEPVPGPGQVLVQVKACGICGSDLHFAKHGADMLALGQQMEGVPARSGEPLDLSQDVFMGHEFAGEVLEAGPDAEAPPAGTPVTAFPILLRSDGGVDPIVYSNRVAGGYGERLLLSAPLLLPVPNGLLTHLAALTEPMAVGLHAVNRSKIEQAEKAVVLGCGPVGLAVIGALKIRGVDTIIAADYSPARRALAAKLGATDVVDPREETAWARAGSAAPLVVFEAIGVPGILDEILRYAPAQSRAVVVGVCMNADTVNPYFGISKELSLQFVLGYTPEEFAASLRSIAEGDIDVAPLVTARVGLDDVPWAFEALGNPEEHCKIIVEP, from the coding sequence ATGCGCGCAGCGGTCCTGCGGGACGGCGAACTTCTGGTTCGCGACGATGTTGCCGAGCCGGTGCCCGGTCCGGGCCAAGTACTCGTGCAGGTCAAGGCCTGCGGGATCTGCGGGTCAGACCTACACTTCGCCAAGCACGGCGCAGACATGCTGGCCCTCGGCCAGCAAATGGAAGGCGTGCCGGCGCGCAGCGGCGAGCCGCTCGACCTGAGCCAGGACGTCTTCATGGGGCATGAGTTCGCCGGTGAAGTACTCGAGGCCGGACCGGACGCCGAAGCGCCGCCAGCGGGCACGCCGGTCACGGCATTCCCCATACTGCTGCGATCGGACGGCGGCGTCGACCCCATCGTTTACTCGAACAGGGTTGCCGGCGGGTACGGCGAGCGGCTGCTGCTGTCCGCTCCGCTGCTGCTACCGGTGCCGAACGGGCTGCTGACCCATCTCGCGGCGCTGACCGAACCGATGGCGGTCGGTTTGCACGCGGTGAACCGGTCCAAGATCGAGCAGGCCGAAAAGGCGGTGGTACTCGGCTGCGGGCCGGTCGGGCTGGCGGTGATCGGGGCGCTGAAGATTCGGGGAGTCGACACCATCATCGCCGCCGATTACTCGCCAGCGCGTCGTGCGCTCGCCGCGAAGTTGGGTGCGACCGACGTGGTCGACCCTCGCGAGGAGACCGCGTGGGCACGTGCCGGCTCGGCAGCACCCCTCGTCGTGTTCGAGGCCATAGGCGTACCAGGAATCCTTGACGAGATCCTGCGGTACGCCCCCGCGCAATCGCGCGCTGTCGTGGTCGGCGTGTGTATGAACGCGGATACGGTCAACCCTTACTTCGGGATCAGCAAAGAACTATCGCTGCAGTTCGTCCTCGGCTACACACCTGAGGAGTTCGCGGCATCGCTGCGTTCGATTGCCGAGGGAGATATCGACGTCGCACCGCTGGTCACCGCCCGAGTCGGGCTGGACGATGTGCCGTGGGCGTTCGAAGCACTCGGAAACCCTGAAGAGCACTGCAAGATCATCGTGGAGCCGTGA
- a CDS encoding Nif3-like dinuclear metal center hexameric protein produces MLTLADVTGFLDDIYPPSLAEPWDSVGLISGDPTQPVQRIHLALDPTEATVGEAVDAGADLLLTHHPLLLRGASQIPATTAKGRVLRAAIKADCALFNAHTNADRARHGVNDALADAVGLVNTTPLVPADDVRLEKIITFVPEDDAQRVIDALAAAGAGALGDYTRCAFITTGTGTFIPGEDAHPAIGQRRVVEEVRESRIEMVLAPRDRRAVVHALRAAHTYEEPAFDLLAMVPLPSDQGLGRVGDLAEGCTLREYVARVAAALPSAPAGIRAGGDPDRVVRRVAVLGGSGDSHLSDAARAGVDVYLTADLRHHPAAEHLDEGGPALIDAGHWATESTWLPLAARLLRERFGDSVRCTVSSVCTDPWSLRAPVG; encoded by the coding sequence ATGCTCACGCTCGCCGACGTCACCGGATTTCTCGACGACATCTACCCGCCGTCCTTGGCGGAGCCCTGGGACAGCGTCGGCCTGATCAGCGGCGACCCGACGCAGCCCGTTCAGCGGATACACCTGGCGTTGGACCCGACCGAGGCCACCGTCGGCGAGGCCGTCGACGCCGGTGCCGATCTGCTGCTGACCCACCATCCGCTGTTGCTGCGCGGAGCCAGCCAGATCCCCGCCACGACAGCGAAGGGGCGGGTTCTGCGTGCCGCGATCAAGGCCGATTGCGCGTTGTTCAACGCGCACACGAACGCTGATCGCGCCCGCCACGGCGTCAATGATGCGCTCGCCGACGCTGTCGGGCTCGTGAACACGACGCCGCTGGTCCCTGCGGACGACGTACGACTGGAAAAGATCATCACGTTTGTGCCCGAGGACGACGCACAACGCGTGATCGACGCGCTCGCGGCAGCGGGTGCCGGAGCGCTGGGCGACTATACCCGCTGCGCGTTCATTACCACCGGCACCGGCACGTTCATCCCTGGCGAGGATGCGCACCCGGCGATCGGACAGCGCCGCGTCGTGGAAGAAGTTCGCGAGTCCCGCATCGAGATGGTGCTTGCGCCGCGTGACCGGCGAGCAGTAGTCCATGCGTTGCGGGCTGCGCATACCTACGAGGAGCCCGCCTTCGATCTGCTGGCGATGGTGCCGCTGCCCAGCGATCAGGGCCTGGGCCGGGTTGGCGATCTCGCCGAGGGGTGCACGCTGCGCGAGTACGTCGCCCGGGTAGCGGCGGCGCTACCGTCGGCGCCGGCCGGCATCCGCGCCGGCGGTGATCCTGATCGAGTGGTGCGCCGGGTCGCCGTCCTCGGCGGATCGGGGGACTCCCACTTGAGCGACGCAGCTCGGGCCGGGGTCGATGTGTACCTCACTGCGGACCTCAGGCACCACCCCGCAGCCGAGCACCTGGACGAGGGAGGCCCGGCGCTCATCGACGCTGGGCACTGGGCAACTGAGTCGACCTGGCTGCCGTTGGCCGCTCGACTGCTACGCGAGCGCTTCGGCGACTCGGTGCGGTGCACCGTCTCTAGCGTGTGCACCGACCCCTGGTCGCTGCGTGCGCCGGTAGGGTAG
- a CDS encoding acyl-CoA dehydrogenase family protein gives MTDWAAVATDLAEEFATRASDIDREGRFPVENIERMKEVGYLTSVVPTELGGGGADLATFAECQQIIAAGCASTALATNMHLFGVGAAAEGWHMGDRASEPILQMVASGVVVGGSLTDAATGLNVRSSSTPARPVEGGYVISGRKSFCSLAPVLQFFWGTAADTETGQLLLFGLPRDTEGLNFKDTWDTMAMRGTGSWDVIFEDVFVPATAVQRGLDPNLPPVWDSAQERIFSWFSTSVAAVYLGIARAASAFAYDYVSNRTVTGASLPMSRQPAQIASAADIELTLRPAEAMLRDAIRRRADGELLEPSDIQALKYTAVNAANAAVDRCVRMVGGHGIFRKLPLERYYRDVRAGQFHPPSNDVAIETIGKAALGIDAGAEPRWPSD, from the coding sequence ATGACCGACTGGGCTGCTGTTGCCACCGACCTTGCCGAGGAATTCGCGACGCGCGCGTCTGACATCGATCGTGAGGGTCGTTTCCCGGTCGAAAACATCGAACGTATGAAGGAGGTCGGGTACCTGACGTCAGTCGTACCGACCGAACTCGGCGGCGGGGGAGCGGACCTCGCCACCTTCGCCGAGTGCCAGCAGATCATCGCCGCCGGGTGTGCATCGACCGCCCTCGCGACCAACATGCACCTCTTCGGCGTCGGCGCAGCCGCGGAAGGCTGGCATATGGGCGATCGAGCCTCCGAACCGATCCTGCAGATGGTCGCGTCGGGTGTCGTCGTGGGCGGTAGCTTGACCGATGCCGCGACGGGACTCAACGTGCGGAGTTCTTCCACTCCGGCGCGCCCGGTCGAGGGTGGGTACGTGATCTCGGGGCGCAAGTCGTTCTGCTCGCTGGCGCCGGTGCTGCAGTTCTTCTGGGGGACGGCGGCGGACACCGAAACCGGCCAACTACTGCTGTTCGGTCTCCCGCGCGACACCGAGGGTCTCAACTTCAAAGACACGTGGGACACGATGGCGATGAGAGGAACCGGCTCGTGGGACGTCATCTTCGAGGACGTCTTCGTGCCGGCCACTGCCGTGCAACGTGGGCTGGACCCAAACCTGCCTCCTGTATGGGATTCGGCTCAGGAACGTATTTTCTCCTGGTTCTCCACATCTGTCGCCGCGGTCTACCTGGGCATCGCCCGGGCGGCTTCTGCGTTCGCGTACGACTACGTCAGTAATCGCACTGTCACCGGCGCGTCCTTACCGATGTCGCGCCAACCTGCCCAGATTGCCAGTGCAGCGGACATCGAACTCACGTTGCGCCCGGCAGAGGCAATGCTGCGCGACGCGATTCGTAGGCGAGCCGACGGTGAATTGCTCGAACCTTCGGATATCCAAGCGCTGAAGTACACCGCGGTCAATGCGGCTAACGCTGCCGTCGACCGATGTGTGCGCATGGTTGGTGGGCACGGCATATTTCGTAAACTACCGCTGGAGCGGTACTACCGAGACGTACGCGCGGGTCAGTTTCACCCGCCGTCCAATGACGTGGCGATCGAGACGATCGGAAAGGCGGCCCTGGGTATCGACGCAGGCGCGGAGCCTCGTTGGCCATCCGACTAG
- a CDS encoding 3-keto-5-aminohexanoate cleavage protein, with translation MTNPVIIEVALNGSTTPRINPTVPRAPEDIARQGLECMAAGAAIVHSHPNADNAPDDLQEYVDAWTPIIAERPDALLYPTARFGALHEPVEQSWAHNLELGERGLMRMSLIDPGSVSLGMRPDGSLALGQWDGVYRNSLPDSRYKLEQSAAAGLMPSISIFDPSFLRAAVGFHTAGLLPPGSMIKIFFGQDAMFGLPPTEKALEAYLELLEGTGLPWSAGVLGGDVFADGFAELVVRRGGHLRVGLEDLSTPGERTNLQMTEQAAALLDELGSRPATPTETVRILGGSTA, from the coding sequence ATGACGAATCCGGTGATTATTGAGGTCGCCCTCAATGGATCGACCACGCCGCGGATCAACCCAACAGTCCCCCGAGCCCCGGAGGACATCGCCCGTCAAGGTCTTGAATGCATGGCCGCAGGCGCAGCGATCGTGCACAGCCACCCGAACGCCGACAATGCCCCCGATGACCTTCAGGAGTACGTCGACGCGTGGACGCCCATCATCGCCGAGCGCCCGGACGCGCTGCTCTACCCCACCGCCCGATTCGGTGCGTTGCACGAGCCCGTCGAACAGAGTTGGGCGCACAATCTCGAGCTCGGCGAACGTGGCCTGATGCGGATGAGCCTGATCGATCCGGGATCAGTGAGTTTGGGAATGCGGCCCGATGGCTCACTCGCGCTCGGGCAATGGGACGGCGTCTACCGTAATTCGCTGCCAGATAGCCGATATAAGTTAGAACAAAGCGCCGCTGCGGGCCTCATGCCGAGCATCTCCATCTTCGATCCAAGCTTTCTGCGCGCCGCGGTCGGCTTCCACACCGCAGGCCTCTTGCCGCCCGGTTCGATGATCAAGATCTTCTTCGGGCAGGACGCGATGTTCGGGCTACCGCCTACGGAGAAAGCGCTCGAGGCCTACCTAGAGCTATTGGAAGGCACTGGCCTGCCGTGGTCAGCCGGGGTCCTGGGAGGGGACGTCTTCGCCGACGGATTCGCCGAACTCGTGGTACGCCGCGGCGGCCATCTACGTGTCGGCCTGGAGGACCTGTCGACTCCTGGCGAGCGCACCAACCTGCAGATGACCGAGCAGGCCGCCGCGCTCCTCGATGAACTCGGATCACGCCCCGCTACCCCCACCGAGACGGTCCGCATTCTCGGTGGCTCGACCGCTTAG
- a CDS encoding nucleoside deaminase: protein MALTPADRGHLDRCVELAREALDDGDEPFGSLLVGPDGAVLFEDRNRVKDGDLTRHPEFEIARWAAAHVPPSERASCVVYTSGEHCAMCSAAHAWVGLGKIVYATSTTQLGSWLSEWGLPAGLVAALSINDVAPGVQVAGPCDELVPVVKSLHGRLHGLT, encoded by the coding sequence GTGGCTTTGACCCCTGCTGATCGCGGACATCTTGATCGCTGCGTTGAGTTAGCCCGAGAGGCGTTGGACGACGGTGACGAGCCGTTCGGATCGCTGTTGGTCGGGCCCGATGGCGCGGTCCTCTTCGAGGATCGCAACCGCGTGAAGGACGGCGATCTCACCCGGCATCCGGAGTTCGAGATCGCACGGTGGGCCGCCGCTCATGTACCGCCGTCCGAGCGCGCCTCCTGCGTCGTGTACACCTCCGGCGAGCACTGCGCGATGTGCAGCGCGGCGCACGCGTGGGTCGGACTGGGCAAGATCGTGTACGCGACAAGTACGACCCAACTGGGCTCCTGGCTAAGCGAGTGGGGACTGCCTGCCGGACTCGTCGCCGCCTTGTCGATCAACGACGTCGCACCGGGCGTGCAGGTAGCGGGGCCGTGCGACGAGTTGGTTCCGGTGGTGAAATCTCTGCACGGCCGCCTGCACGGCCTCACGTGA
- a CDS encoding zinc ribbon domain-containing protein, which translates to MQIQPAEQLRLLDLADVDKNLNRLRHERGAVPQLTIIADADAQLAGTRADVIDTQTARNDLGREMARLESDIDSVRARIERNQQRLESGAVSSAKDVSALEHEMDTLARRQSTLEDQELELMERAEELDAQLEEVGKARASVEEIRAGAVADRDAAWTELDQQIRMTETQRSALADTFDAALLALYDKVRESGVPGAAVMTQRRCGACRIELAGSELAAVRAADPAEIIRCESCRSIMVRTAESGL; encoded by the coding sequence GTGCAGATTCAACCAGCGGAGCAGCTTCGACTGCTCGACCTCGCCGACGTCGACAAGAACCTCAATCGCCTTCGGCATGAACGCGGCGCGGTGCCCCAGCTGACGATCATCGCGGACGCCGACGCTCAATTGGCGGGCACCCGCGCGGATGTTATCGACACGCAGACGGCCCGCAATGACCTTGGCCGCGAGATGGCCCGACTCGAATCGGACATCGACAGCGTGCGGGCGCGAATTGAACGTAATCAGCAACGTCTTGAATCAGGCGCAGTGAGCTCGGCCAAGGATGTCAGCGCGCTCGAGCACGAGATGGACACGCTGGCTCGCCGCCAAAGCACCCTGGAGGACCAGGAACTCGAGTTGATGGAACGCGCCGAGGAACTCGACGCGCAGCTGGAGGAAGTCGGCAAGGCCCGAGCGTCTGTCGAGGAGATCCGCGCCGGCGCCGTCGCTGACCGTGATGCGGCGTGGACCGAACTGGATCAGCAGATCCGGATGACCGAAACCCAGCGTTCCGCGCTCGCGGACACATTTGACGCCGCGTTGCTGGCGCTGTACGACAAGGTTCGCGAGAGCGGCGTACCTGGCGCTGCGGTGATGACCCAGCGCCGTTGCGGCGCCTGCCGGATCGAACTGGCTGGCTCCGAACTGGCTGCCGTACGTGCTGCAGACCCCGCCGAGATCATCCGCTGTGAATCGTGCCGAAGCATCATGGTCCGCACCGCGGAGTCCGGGCTGTGA
- a CDS encoding LLM class flavin-dependent oxidoreductase — protein MGRPLNFGVFYAPFHPVGQDPTLALEYDLERIEALDRFGFDEAWLGEHHSGGYELIGNPEIMIAAAAQRTKHIKLGTGVVSMPYHHPWLLADRISLLDHLTRGRVIFGTGPGALPTDAHILGIDPVNQRRMHEEALEAVIALFTSDEPVTRETDWFTMRDARLQVRPYQWPHPEIAVAAMVSPSGPRLAGQYGVSLLSLSMSAAAEGFAAIGNAWGVVEEQAAKAGQPAPDRSTWRVLGQMHLAATREQAIDDCKYGLRDFAAYFGGGGAGFVPLADGDDGSVSDEAFIQQYAESGRAMIGTPDDAIEYIEGLLEQSGGFGAFLMLGHDWASPAATIESYRLFARHVIPHFKGRLAPPRASHDWAVAKKDELLGRAGEAIVNAIKSHAQETNQKAVR, from the coding sequence GTGGGCCGTCCATTGAACTTCGGAGTCTTCTACGCTCCATTCCATCCTGTAGGGCAGGACCCAACGCTCGCGTTGGAGTACGACCTCGAGCGGATCGAAGCCCTCGACCGATTCGGATTTGACGAAGCCTGGCTGGGGGAGCACCACTCCGGTGGTTACGAACTCATCGGCAACCCCGAAATCATGATCGCGGCGGCCGCGCAGCGCACCAAGCACATCAAGCTCGGCACCGGTGTCGTGTCGATGCCGTACCACCACCCGTGGCTGCTGGCCGACCGGATCAGCCTGCTCGACCACCTGACCCGGGGACGTGTCATCTTCGGTACCGGACCCGGCGCGTTACCCACGGACGCGCACATCCTCGGTATCGACCCGGTCAATCAGCGGCGGATGCACGAGGAGGCCTTGGAAGCGGTGATCGCACTGTTCACCAGCGATGAGCCGGTGACGCGGGAGACCGACTGGTTCACGATGCGTGATGCGCGCCTGCAGGTACGCCCGTATCAGTGGCCGCATCCCGAGATCGCCGTCGCAGCGATGGTTTCGCCGTCCGGTCCGCGGCTGGCCGGGCAGTACGGCGTCTCACTGCTTTCGCTGTCGATGTCCGCGGCTGCAGAGGGATTCGCCGCGATCGGAAACGCATGGGGTGTGGTCGAAGAGCAGGCGGCCAAAGCCGGGCAGCCTGCTCCGGACCGCTCGACGTGGCGTGTGCTCGGACAGATGCATCTCGCGGCCACACGTGAGCAGGCGATCGACGACTGCAAGTACGGACTGCGTGACTTCGCTGCGTACTTCGGCGGGGGTGGTGCGGGATTCGTGCCACTGGCCGACGGCGATGACGGATCGGTTTCGGACGAGGCGTTTATCCAACAGTATGCCGAAAGCGGCCGCGCCATGATCGGTACGCCGGACGATGCCATCGAGTACATCGAAGGGCTGCTAGAGCAGTCCGGTGGGTTCGGCGCGTTTCTGATGCTTGGCCACGATTGGGCCTCGCCCGCCGCCACCATTGAGTCGTATCGGCTATTCGCCCGCCACGTGATCCCGCATTTCAAGGGTCGCCTGGCGCCACCGCGGGCCTCGCACGACTGGGCAGTGGCGAAGAAAGACGAGCTGCTCGGCCGCGCCGGCGAAGCGATCGTCAACGCGATCAAGAGCCACGCCCAAGAAACGAACCAGAAGGCGGTGCGGTAA
- a CDS encoding acyl-CoA dehydrogenase family protein, with product MAIDSAAAALNADGHKREIDAYLANLEETAKRVFSGRIDADVMGSNRGMPPFVLRDITAARPLAAFLPGRVGGYGDSPLAIQGMLDVMSYQSMSLGLMMGINGALFIQPVSKYADREVGDRILTKMAGGHAMGGLMITEPEFGTDALSMQTAWRATDDGYAIRGTKHWAGLTGWADYWLVMARQQNDKGALSQGIDLFICEQDHPEQRIEVIERYKNLGLFMLPYGKNKVDVRVPADHRLNGGRGGVRMMLDVLHRSRMQFSGMAIGFVRRMADEAVAHVRSRVVSGATLIEYDQVQARVARIQGQLALISALSLYAAEHASATKDLSREAIAANSTKALCADYMHSSSQSLLQLVGAKGYATDHIAGRSVVDARPFEIFEGPNDVLYTQIGAKIVETLRKKKTNDLGGWLRAEYAAGADIAKLGSELDVTIGERPAQRRIVDLGVIVSRLHALNALCELASRGFPPEHVAAAAGTAAEEIRARLDALRHDTALTPADDLLQRAPWLSYVQTPAS from the coding sequence ATGGCCATCGATTCGGCTGCTGCCGCACTGAACGCGGACGGGCACAAACGCGAGATAGACGCCTATCTCGCCAACCTGGAGGAGACTGCCAAGAGGGTCTTCTCGGGACGAATCGATGCTGACGTCATGGGCAGCAACCGCGGCATGCCACCGTTCGTGCTGCGCGACATCACCGCGGCGCGTCCCCTCGCAGCCTTCTTGCCGGGCCGCGTCGGCGGGTACGGCGACTCACCGCTAGCGATTCAGGGAATGCTCGACGTGATGTCGTATCAGTCCATGTCGCTTGGCTTGATGATGGGCATCAACGGTGCGCTGTTCATTCAGCCGGTCTCGAAGTACGCCGACCGGGAGGTGGGGGACCGCATCCTGACCAAGATGGCCGGCGGGCATGCCATGGGGGGTTTGATGATCACCGAACCTGAGTTCGGCACCGATGCGTTATCGATGCAGACCGCATGGCGCGCGACCGATGATGGCTACGCCATCCGCGGCACCAAGCATTGGGCCGGACTGACCGGCTGGGCCGACTACTGGCTGGTCATGGCACGCCAGCAAAACGACAAGGGCGCCCTCAGCCAGGGCATCGACCTGTTCATCTGCGAACAGGATCACCCGGAGCAGCGCATCGAGGTCATCGAGCGCTACAAGAACCTCGGCCTGTTCATGCTGCCCTACGGCAAGAACAAAGTCGACGTTCGTGTTCCGGCCGATCACCGGCTCAACGGCGGACGCGGCGGCGTCCGGATGATGCTCGACGTCCTGCACCGCTCTCGAATGCAATTCTCCGGAATGGCAATCGGCTTCGTACGCCGGATGGCCGACGAGGCCGTCGCGCACGTACGTAGCCGAGTCGTCTCCGGCGCGACGCTGATCGAGTACGACCAGGTGCAAGCGAGAGTCGCGCGTATCCAAGGCCAACTCGCACTGATCAGCGCGCTGAGCCTGTACGCCGCCGAACACGCCTCGGCGACGAAGGACCTATCCCGCGAAGCCATTGCGGCGAACTCCACCAAGGCACTGTGCGCCGACTACATGCACTCGTCGTCCCAGTCGCTGCTACAACTCGTCGGCGCGAAGGGGTACGCCACCGACCACATCGCCGGTCGCAGCGTTGTGGACGCCAGGCCCTTCGAGATCTTCGAAGGCCCTAACGACGTTCTCTACACCCAGATCGGCGCCAAGATCGTCGAGACGTTGCGCAAGAAGAAGACGAACGACCTCGGCGGATGGCTGCGTGCGGAGTACGCCGCGGGCGCCGATATCGCCAAGCTCGGCAGCGAACTCGACGTCACCATCGGTGAACGCCCCGCCCAACGACGGATAGTGGACCTGGGCGTCATCGTCAGTCGCCTGCACGCGCTGAATGCCCTTTGCGAACTTGCTAGCCGCGGATTCCCGCCCGAGCATGTTGCTGCCGCCGCGGGTACCGCCGCCGAAGAAATCCGCGCCCGCTTGGATGCGCTCCGGCATGACACGGCACTGACGCCCGCGGACGACCTGCTGCAGCGCGCGCCGTGGCTGTCCTACGTGCAGACGCCGGCCAGCTAA
- a CDS encoding bifunctional RNase H/acid phosphatase: MNDGPRYVAMTDGGSRGNPGPAGYGAVLVDTQAELVLAERAEYIGIESNNVAEYRGLIAALEAALELGVEELEVRMDSKLVVEQMSGRWKIKHPGMQTLALQAKRLADQLDRVEYVWIPRAQNSHADRLANEAMDGGGKGDVRRAAPPEQRDEPADNTPETLVTSHPGPPPSLSLILLRHGETEQSLQRRFSGSSDLPLTDKGEAQAGAVAQRIAGTPPIAAIYASPLQRARQTAEAVSSVIGVPVTIEAQLREIDFGDWEGLTFAEAQRIGGAEFDRWREHTDVAPPGGESQAKCLERVAAFRNELLERHKYERILIVTHVTPIKSLLGEALGGLKIASRINLDLCSLSRIDYHRGRTVVKLVNEISHLGDI; encoded by the coding sequence GTGAACGACGGACCACGGTACGTCGCGATGACCGATGGCGGTTCTCGCGGCAACCCGGGTCCTGCCGGCTACGGCGCGGTCCTAGTGGATACCCAGGCGGAGTTGGTGCTCGCCGAGCGCGCTGAATACATCGGAATCGAATCCAACAACGTTGCCGAGTACCGCGGGCTGATCGCGGCGCTTGAAGCGGCCCTCGAATTAGGCGTGGAGGAGCTCGAGGTCCGAATGGACTCCAAGCTCGTCGTCGAGCAGATGTCCGGCCGCTGGAAAATCAAGCACCCGGGTATGCAAACCCTTGCGCTGCAGGCAAAGCGGCTTGCGGACCAACTCGACCGTGTCGAGTACGTCTGGATCCCGCGTGCGCAGAACAGTCACGCCGATCGACTGGCGAACGAGGCAATGGACGGCGGCGGCAAGGGCGACGTGCGTCGGGCCGCCCCACCTGAGCAACGCGACGAGCCGGCCGACAACACCCCCGAAACGCTCGTGACCTCGCACCCGGGACCACCCCCGTCGTTGAGCCTTATCCTGCTTCGGCACGGTGAGACCGAACAATCGCTGCAGCGCAGATTCTCCGGATCCAGCGACCTGCCGCTGACCGACAAAGGCGAGGCACAGGCGGGCGCGGTGGCGCAGCGGATCGCCGGTACACCGCCGATCGCGGCCATCTACGCCTCCCCGTTACAGCGAGCGCGGCAGACCGCCGAGGCTGTGAGCAGCGTGATCGGCGTGCCGGTTACGATCGAGGCTCAGCTACGTGAGATCGACTTCGGCGACTGGGAAGGGCTTACCTTCGCAGAGGCGCAGCGAATCGGCGGAGCCGAGTTCGATCGCTGGCGCGAACACACCGATGTCGCGCCTCCAGGTGGGGAGAGCCAGGCGAAATGCCTCGAGCGTGTCGCCGCCTTTCGCAATGAATTGCTGGAGCGGCACAAATACGAGCGGATTCTGATCGTCACGCACGTAACGCCGATCAAATCGCTGCTGGGCGAGGCACTCGGCGGATTGAAGATCGCCAGTCGAATCAATCTCGATCTGTGCTCGCTGTCCCGCATCGACTACCACCGCGGCCGCACCGTGGTGAAACTCGTGAACGAGATTAGCCACCTCGGCGACATCTAG
- the pyrF gene encoding orotidine-5'-phosphate decarboxylase — MAERTFYASLHRAWGDGRYVCVGLDPDNVLIPDCIVGTVERRIGEFCRTIVDATESVASAFKINSAFFEQYGVPGARLLEELIAYIKDRQPDRLVILDAKRGDIDNTNRYYARAVFDVLGADVVTVHPYMGYESLRPFLERADKGVIVMAANSTPGAEEFQGLMVGEPPRAMYEHIGRTVAENWNRAANCSVTAGATEPDKLARLRATVADMPILLLGLGAQGGDLDECLRVGRARRNFGLIPNSSRAILYASSGRDFADAATDAARSFNRRLSGA; from the coding sequence GTGGCCGAACGAACCTTTTACGCAAGCCTGCACCGCGCCTGGGGTGACGGCCGGTACGTGTGTGTGGGACTTGATCCGGACAATGTGCTGATTCCCGACTGCATCGTCGGCACGGTCGAGCGTCGTATCGGCGAATTTTGTCGAACCATTGTCGACGCGACCGAATCGGTCGCGTCAGCGTTCAAGATCAACAGTGCATTCTTTGAGCAGTACGGCGTGCCGGGCGCCCGACTACTCGAGGAACTCATCGCCTATATCAAGGATCGCCAGCCTGACCGCCTCGTCATACTCGACGCCAAGCGGGGGGATATCGACAACACCAATCGGTACTACGCTCGAGCGGTGTTCGACGTGCTCGGCGCGGACGTCGTCACGGTGCACCCGTACATGGGGTACGAGTCATTGCGGCCGTTTCTGGAACGTGCCGACAAGGGAGTCATCGTCATGGCGGCCAACTCGACTCCCGGTGCCGAGGAGTTCCAGGGCCTGATGGTTGGTGAGCCTCCGCGCGCGATGTACGAGCACATTGGCCGTACAGTCGCCGAGAACTGGAACCGCGCGGCCAACTGCTCTGTCACCGCCGGCGCCACTGAACCGGACAAACTCGCACGGCTGCGAGCGACGGTCGCAGATATGCCGATCCTGCTGCTCGGACTCGGCGCGCAAGGCGGCGATCTAGACGAATGCCTTCGCGTGGGTCGAGCCCGCAGGAACTTCGGCCTGATTCCGAACTCTTCGCGCGCGATCCTCTACGCGTCGTCCGGACGGGACTTCGCCGACGCGGCCACCGATGCTGCGCGGTCGTTCAATCGACGTCTGAGTGGAGCGTAG